From Gemmatimonadota bacterium, a single genomic window includes:
- the thiC gene encoding phosphomethylpyrimidine synthase ThiC produces the protein MSKRNGSEAVGTDYPDAFPNSKKVYVEGTRGVAVPMREIHLSGGEPPLRVYDTSGPQDLDVRQGLPPLREEWIRARGAYETGRTRELAADVEMPEALKPRTVRGSGSVTQMTYARNGEITPEMEFVAIREGVEPVFVRDEVARGRAIIPANVNHPEIEPMAIGRKFKVKINANIGNSAVSSSIEEEVAKLRWATLWGADTVMDLSTGKNIHETREWILRNSPVPIGTVPIYQALEKVDGVPEELTWEIYRDTIIEQCEQGVDYFTVHAGVLLRFIPMTANRMTGIVSRGGSILAKWCLTHHKENFTYTHFPELCEIMAEYDVSFSLGDGLRPGSIADANDEAQFAELKVQGELTRIAWQHGVQVMNEGPGHVPMHLIKENMEKQLEWCEEAPFYTLGPLTTDIAPAYDHITSAIGAAQIGWYGTAMLCYVTPKEHLGLPNRDDVKRGVITYRIAAHAADLAKGHAGAQEWDDAISKARFEFRWRDQFNLALDPITAEEYHDETLPAEGAKVAHFCSMCGPKFCSMRITEDIRQFAKEQGLETVEAIEAGMEQKAAEFREKGGEIYVEVGD, from the coding sequence ATGAGCAAGAGAAACGGTAGCGAGGCCGTCGGGACCGACTATCCAGATGCGTTCCCGAACTCCAAGAAGGTCTACGTCGAGGGCACCCGGGGGGTCGCCGTACCGATGCGGGAGATCCACCTGTCGGGCGGAGAGCCGCCGCTACGCGTGTACGACACGAGTGGTCCTCAAGACCTCGATGTGCGTCAGGGGCTGCCTCCGCTTCGCGAGGAGTGGATCCGCGCGCGCGGCGCGTACGAGACCGGGCGCACGCGTGAGCTCGCGGCCGATGTCGAAATGCCGGAAGCCCTGAAGCCTCGTACGGTCCGCGGCTCCGGCTCCGTCACGCAGATGACGTATGCCAGGAACGGCGAGATCACGCCCGAGATGGAGTTCGTCGCGATCCGCGAGGGCGTCGAGCCCGTGTTCGTGCGCGACGAAGTCGCGCGAGGTCGCGCGATCATCCCAGCGAACGTCAACCACCCGGAGATCGAGCCGATGGCCATCGGCCGCAAGTTCAAGGTGAAGATCAACGCCAACATCGGGAACTCGGCGGTGAGCTCCTCGATCGAAGAAGAGGTCGCGAAGCTCCGTTGGGCGACGCTCTGGGGCGCCGATACGGTCATGGATCTGTCGACCGGCAAGAACATCCACGAGACGCGGGAGTGGATCCTCCGCAACTCGCCCGTCCCGATCGGGACGGTGCCGATCTATCAGGCGCTCGAGAAGGTCGACGGCGTGCCAGAGGAGCTCACCTGGGAGATCTACCGCGACACGATCATCGAGCAATGTGAGCAGGGCGTAGACTATTTCACGGTGCACGCCGGCGTTCTGCTGCGCTTCATCCCGATGACGGCGAACCGCATGACGGGCATCGTGTCGCGGGGTGGCTCGATTCTCGCCAAATGGTGCCTGACTCACCACAAGGAAAACTTCACCTACACGCACTTCCCCGAGTTGTGCGAGATCATGGCCGAGTACGACGTCTCGTTCTCGCTGGGCGACGGTCTCCGACCAGGCTCGATCGCGGACGCGAACGACGAGGCGCAGTTCGCCGAGTTGAAGGTGCAGGGGGAATTGACCCGCATCGCGTGGCAGCACGGCGTTCAGGTGATGAACGAAGGGCCGGGACACGTCCCCATGCATCTCATCAAGGAGAACATGGAGAAGCAGCTCGAGTGGTGTGAGGAGGCGCCGTTCTACACGCTCGGGCCGCTGACGACGGACATCGCGCCCGCCTACGACCACATCACGAGCGCGATCGGCGCCGCGCAGATCGGCTGGTACGGCACGGCGATGCTCTGCTACGTCACTCCGAAGGAGCACCTCGGTCTCCCCAACCGCGACGACGTGAAGCGCGGCGTGATCACCTACAGGATCGCGGCGCACGCGGCGGACCTGGCGAAGGGCCACGCGGGTGCCCAGGAGTGGGACGACGCGATCTCGAAGGCGCGCTTCGAGTTTCGGTGGCGTGACCAGTTCAACCTGGCGCTGGACCCGATCACGGCGGAGGAGTATCACGACGAGACGCTTCCGGCAGAGGGCGCCAAAGTCGCTCACTTCTGCTCGATGTGCGGGCCGAAGTTCTGCTCGATGAGGATCACCGAAGACATCCGGCAGTTCGCGAAAGAGCAGGGTCTGGAGACCGTCGAAGCCATCGAGGCGGGCATGGAGCAAAAGGCGGCGGAGTTCCGCGAGAAGGGCGGCGAGATCTACGTGGAGGTGGGTGACTGA